The Streptomyces aurantiacus genome includes a region encoding these proteins:
- a CDS encoding M14 family metallopeptidase: MRRRARSILAAGALLLGGVAIAPMAQAEPGAAADPGADEVKVFRADVTKEQVPLLLAAGQDSHELGERVPRKGTATVEVYLTDKEADRLEKKGVDLTEHKLSAKARARVAAAGDGVYRPYSGKGNLKEEIVRTGQQNPSLTKVVSIGKTLQGQDILAVKLTKNAKKTKDGAKPSTLYMSNQHAREWITPEMTRRLMHHYLDNYGKDQRITKLVNSTELWFVLSANPDGYDFTFDADGDRQWRKNMRDVNGDGVWTVGDGVDLNRNFAYKWGYDNEGSSPYPTSQTYRGASPGSEPETKAIDAFQKRIGFEYGINYHSAAELILYGVGWQVATPSPDDVLYKSLAGTPENPAVPGYHPQVSSELYTTNGEADGHASNVNGTAMFTPEMSTCQTVSNFDPNDAWNAADCASVFTFPDDEKLIQQEFAKNVPFALSVAESAARPDRPKSSVGVDAPDFTPAPFATSYSRGADQEISVVARRSVRDKELKYRVNNGRTWDQALKPWKGGETFGGEDNRYFDEYRAPVQDGEPGDKVEIWFTGETRSGKPTSSERFTYTIAERPRADTLVVAEEGAAATKAQLYVDALKANGRKALVWDVTTQGAPDALGVLGHFKTVVHYTGADRPGYTTQLQLRAYLNEGGKLIEAGEQAGGQVALPGALTNDFSQYYLGAYSRTTTPGVTAFTGSGKLGGAAGPLGDTPGNPLNAAGAYSVTSDTLPVSTFPQFASAGAGAYPGTVNPYGPYAGTSMAAVTHSDYAWNRLTRTIDLTSVSAADAPTLRTRLLWDTEEGYDHAALEAHTAGADDWTTLPEKGGATGTAVPAECEAGYFIQAHPALKRYLTLGEGGCTPTGTSGSWNSFTGASDGWQQVEFDLSAYAGKTVEVSLSYISDPGSGGHGVLADNASVVLGGTAGETEGFETSLGAWKVPGPPAGSPAVVNDWGLSGELFKTYGAVTTRDTVLFGFGLEHVTAAADRTALLGKALAALRG; the protein is encoded by the coding sequence ATGAGACGAAGAGCGAGATCGATCCTCGCTGCCGGCGCACTCCTGCTCGGCGGAGTGGCCATCGCACCCATGGCGCAGGCCGAACCCGGTGCCGCGGCCGACCCGGGCGCGGACGAGGTCAAGGTGTTCCGCGCGGACGTCACGAAGGAACAGGTACCCCTGCTCCTCGCGGCGGGCCAGGACAGTCACGAACTGGGTGAACGAGTACCCCGCAAGGGCACGGCCACGGTCGAGGTCTACCTCACCGACAAGGAGGCCGACCGCCTGGAGAAGAAGGGCGTCGATCTCACCGAGCACAAACTTTCGGCCAAGGCACGCGCGCGCGTGGCGGCCGCGGGGGACGGCGTCTACCGGCCGTACAGCGGCAAGGGCAACCTGAAGGAGGAGATCGTCAGAACGGGGCAGCAGAACCCGTCCCTGACGAAGGTCGTCTCCATCGGCAAGACCCTCCAGGGGCAGGACATCCTGGCCGTCAAGCTCACCAAGAACGCCAAGAAGACCAAGGACGGCGCCAAGCCCTCCACGCTGTACATGTCCAACCAGCACGCCCGTGAGTGGATCACGCCCGAGATGACCCGGCGCCTGATGCACCACTACCTGGACAACTACGGCAAGGACCAGCGGATCACCAAGCTCGTGAACTCCACCGAGCTGTGGTTCGTCCTCTCCGCCAACCCCGACGGCTACGACTTCACGTTCGACGCCGACGGTGACCGCCAGTGGCGCAAGAACATGCGTGACGTCAACGGCGACGGCGTCTGGACGGTCGGCGACGGCGTCGACCTCAACCGCAACTTCGCCTACAAGTGGGGCTACGACAACGAGGGCTCGTCCCCGTACCCGACCAGTCAGACCTACCGCGGCGCGAGCCCCGGCTCCGAGCCCGAGACCAAGGCGATCGACGCCTTCCAGAAGCGCATCGGCTTCGAGTACGGCATCAACTACCACTCCGCCGCCGAACTGATCCTCTACGGGGTCGGCTGGCAGGTGGCGACCCCGAGCCCCGACGACGTGCTCTACAAGTCCCTGGCGGGCACGCCCGAGAACCCGGCGGTCCCCGGCTACCACCCGCAGGTCTCCTCCGAGCTCTACACCACCAACGGCGAGGCCGACGGACACGCGTCCAACGTCAACGGCACGGCGATGTTCACCCCCGAGATGTCGACCTGCCAGACCGTGTCGAACTTCGACCCTAACGACGCCTGGAACGCCGCGGACTGCGCCTCGGTCTTCACCTTCCCGGACGACGAGAAGCTGATCCAGCAGGAGTTCGCGAAGAACGTCCCGTTCGCGCTCTCCGTCGCCGAGTCGGCGGCCAGGCCCGACCGGCCGAAGTCCTCGGTCGGCGTCGACGCCCCCGACTTCACTCCGGCCCCCTTCGCGACGTCGTACTCCCGGGGCGCCGACCAGGAGATCTCGGTGGTCGCCCGCAGGTCGGTACGCGACAAGGAGCTCAAGTACCGCGTCAACAACGGCCGTACGTGGGACCAGGCGCTCAAGCCCTGGAAGGGCGGCGAGACCTTCGGAGGCGAGGACAACCGCTACTTCGACGAGTACCGCGCCCCGGTCCAGGACGGTGAGCCGGGCGACAAGGTCGAGATCTGGTTCACCGGCGAGACCCGCAGCGGAAAGCCCACCTCCAGTGAGCGCTTCACGTACACGATCGCCGAACGGCCGCGCGCCGACACGCTGGTGGTCGCCGAGGAAGGTGCCGCGGCGACGAAGGCACAGCTGTACGTCGACGCCCTGAAGGCCAACGGCCGCAAGGCCCTCGTCTGGGACGTCACCACCCAGGGCGCGCCCGACGCGCTCGGCGTCCTCGGCCACTTCAAGACGGTCGTCCACTACACGGGAGCCGACCGCCCCGGTTACACCACCCAGCTGCAGCTGCGCGCCTACCTCAACGAGGGCGGCAAGCTGATCGAGGCGGGCGAGCAGGCAGGTGGCCAGGTCGCGCTGCCGGGCGCCCTGACCAACGACTTCAGCCAGTACTACCTGGGTGCCTACTCCCGCACGACCACTCCGGGCGTCACGGCCTTCACCGGTTCGGGGAAGCTCGGGGGTGCCGCGGGCCCGCTCGGCGACACGCCCGGGAACCCGCTGAACGCGGCGGGCGCCTACAGCGTCACCTCGGACACCCTGCCCGTCTCCACGTTCCCGCAGTTCGCGAGCGCCGGAGCCGGAGCGTACCCGGGCACCGTCAACCCGTACGGCCCGTACGCGGGCACCTCCATGGCGGCCGTCACCCACTCCGACTACGCCTGGAACCGGCTCACCCGCACCATCGACCTCACCTCGGTGAGCGCGGCCGACGCGCCCACCCTGCGCACCAGGCTCCTGTGGGACACCGAGGAGGGCTACGACCACGCGGCCCTGGAGGCGCACACGGCCGGGGCCGACGACTGGACCACGCTCCCGGAGAAGGGCGGCGCCACCGGCACCGCGGTGCCCGCCGAGTGCGAGGCCGGCTACTTCATCCAGGCGCACCCCGCCCTCAAGCGCTATCTGACCCTGGGCGAAGGCGGCTGCACCCCGACCGGCACGAGCGGCTCCTGGAACAGCTTCACCGGGGCCTCGGACGGCTGGCAGCAGGTCGAGTTCGACCTGTCCGCGTACGCCGGGAAGACGGTGGAGGTGTCGCTGAGCTACATCAGCGACCCGGGCTCCGGCGGCCACGGAGTCCTCGCCGACAACGCCTCCGTCGTCCTCGGCGGCACGGCCGGCGAGACCGAGGGCTTCGAGACGTCGCTCGGCGCCTGGAAGGTTCCCGGGCCGCCCGCGGGCAGCCCCGCGGTCGTCAACGACTGGGGCCTGTCCGGCGAGCTCTTCAAGACGTACGGAGCGGTCACCACGCGTGACACCGTGCTGTTCGGCTTCGGCCTGGAGCACGTCACCGCGGCGGCCGACCGCACGGCCCTGCTGGGCAAGGCGCTGGCCGCCCTGCGCGGCTGA
- a CDS encoding RNA polymerase-binding protein RbpA — MASGNAIRGSRVGAGPMGEAERGESAPRLRISFWCSNGHETQPSFASDAQVPDTWDCPRCGFPAGQDRDNPPDPPRTEPYKTHLAYVRERRSDADGEAILAEALAKLRGEI; from the coding sequence GTGGCAAGTGGCAACGCGATCCGAGGAAGCCGGGTCGGGGCGGGGCCGATGGGCGAGGCCGAGCGTGGCGAGTCCGCGCCCCGGCTGCGCATCTCCTTCTGGTGCTCCAACGGGCACGAGACGCAGCCCAGCTTCGCCAGCGACGCGCAGGTCCCCGACACCTGGGACTGCCCGCGCTGCGGCTTTCCCGCCGGACAGGACCGGGACAACCCGCCGGACCCGCCGCGCACCGAGCCGTACAAGACGCACCTCGCGTATGTACGGGAACGGCGCAGCGACGCGGACGGCGAGGCGATCCTCGCCGAGGCGCTCGCCAAACTGCGGGGCGAAATCTAG
- the whiA gene encoding DNA-binding protein WhiA yields MAMTAAVKDEISRLPVTRTCCRKAEVSSILRFAGGLHLVSGRIVIEAELDTAMAARRLKRDILEIFGHSSELIVMAPGGLRRGSRYVVRVVAGGDQLARQTGLVDGRGRPIRGLPPQVVSGATCDAEAAWRGAFLAHGSLTEPGRSSSLEVTCPGPEAALALVGAARRLSIPAKAREVRGVDRVVVRDGDAIGALLTRLGAHESVLAWEERRMRREVRATANRLANFDDANLRRSARAAVAAGARVQRALEILADEVPEHLAAAGRLRMDHKQASLEELGALADPPLTKDAVAGRIRRLLAMADKRAQDLGIPGTESTLTEEMADNLVG; encoded by the coding sequence ATGGCGATGACGGCAGCGGTGAAGGACGAGATCTCCCGGCTTCCCGTCACCCGGACCTGCTGCAGAAAGGCGGAGGTCTCCTCCATTCTGCGGTTCGCGGGCGGCCTTCACCTGGTGAGCGGCCGCATCGTGATCGAGGCGGAGCTGGACACCGCGATGGCGGCACGACGGCTCAAGCGGGACATCCTGGAGATCTTCGGCCACAGCTCCGAACTGATCGTGATGGCGCCCGGCGGTCTGCGCCGCGGCTCCCGTTACGTCGTACGGGTCGTCGCCGGCGGTGACCAGCTGGCCCGCCAGACCGGCCTCGTGGACGGCCGTGGACGCCCGATCCGGGGTCTGCCGCCGCAGGTGGTCTCGGGGGCCACCTGCGACGCCGAGGCGGCCTGGCGCGGGGCGTTCCTGGCCCACGGCTCGCTCACGGAACCCGGCCGCTCGTCCTCGCTGGAGGTGACCTGCCCGGGCCCGGAGGCCGCGCTCGCGCTGGTCGGCGCCGCCCGCCGCCTGTCGATCCCCGCGAAGGCCCGCGAGGTGCGCGGCGTGGACCGGGTCGTCGTACGCGACGGAGACGCCATCGGAGCGCTCCTCACCCGCCTCGGCGCCCACGAGTCCGTGCTGGCCTGGGAGGAGCGGCGGATGCGCCGCGAGGTCCGCGCCACCGCCAACCGCCTCGCCAACTTCGACGACGCCAACCTGCGCAGGTCGGCCCGTGCCGCGGTCGCCGCCGGAGCCCGCGTGCAGCGTGCCCTGGAGATCCTCGCGGACGAGGTCCCGGAGCACCTCGCGGCCGCCGGACGGCTGCGCATGGATCACAAGCAGGCCTCCCTGGAGGAGCTGGGCGCGCTCGCCGACCCGCCGCTGACCAAGGACGCCGTCGCGGGCCGTATCCGCCGACTGCTCGCCATGGCCGACAAGCGGGCCCAGGACCTGGGCATCCCGGGCACGGAGTCCACGCTCACCGAGGAGATGGCCGACAACCTCGTGGGCTGA
- a CDS encoding phosphoglycerate kinase: MKTIDELLAEGVDGKRVFVRADLNVPLAEGRITDDGRIRAVLPTVKALAEAGAKVVVASHLGRPKGAPDPAFSLRPAAERLAELLDAPVAFAQDTVGPAAHDAVNGLEPGRVAVVENLRFNAGETSKDDAERGEFADRLAALADVYVGDGFGAVHRKHASVFDLPARLPHAAGFLIATEVGVLKKLTEDVKRPYVVALGGSKVSDKLAVIDQLLGRADRLLIGGGMVFTFLKAKGYEVGTSLLQEDQIPVVQEYIERAQKNGVELVLPVDVLTSTEFPDLKTKAPANPETVAADAIPADQLGLDIGPETRKLYASKLADAATVFWNGPMGVFEHPDYAEGTKAVAQALLDSPAFTVVGGGDSAAAVRILGFDETAFGHISTGGGASLEYLEGKTLPGLAALED; the protein is encoded by the coding sequence ATGAAGACGATCGACGAACTTCTCGCCGAAGGGGTCGACGGCAAGCGGGTCTTCGTGCGCGCCGACCTGAACGTGCCGCTCGCCGAAGGCCGGATCACCGACGACGGCCGCATCCGTGCCGTCCTGCCGACTGTCAAGGCCCTCGCCGAGGCCGGCGCCAAGGTGGTCGTCGCCTCCCACCTGGGACGCCCCAAGGGCGCCCCGGACCCCGCCTTCTCGCTGCGGCCCGCCGCCGAACGGCTCGCTGAGCTCCTCGACGCGCCCGTGGCGTTCGCCCAGGACACCGTCGGCCCCGCCGCCCACGACGCCGTGAACGGGCTGGAGCCCGGCCGGGTCGCGGTAGTCGAGAACCTGCGCTTCAACGCCGGCGAGACGTCCAAGGACGACGCCGAGCGCGGCGAGTTCGCCGATCGGCTGGCCGCCCTGGCCGATGTGTACGTGGGCGACGGTTTCGGCGCCGTGCACCGCAAGCACGCATCGGTCTTCGACCTCCCGGCGCGGCTGCCGCACGCCGCCGGCTTCCTCATCGCCACCGAGGTCGGTGTGCTGAAGAAGCTCACCGAGGACGTCAAGCGGCCCTACGTCGTCGCCCTCGGCGGCTCGAAGGTCTCCGACAAGCTCGCTGTCATCGACCAGCTGCTCGGCAGGGCGGACCGCCTCCTCATCGGCGGCGGCATGGTGTTCACCTTCCTCAAGGCCAAGGGGTACGAGGTCGGCACCTCCCTCCTCCAGGAGGACCAGATCCCGGTCGTCCAGGAGTACATCGAGCGGGCGCAGAAGAACGGCGTCGAGCTGGTCCTCCCCGTCGACGTGCTGACCTCCACCGAGTTCCCGGACCTGAAGACCAAGGCGCCGGCGAACCCCGAGACCGTCGCCGCGGACGCCATCCCCGCCGACCAGCTGGGCCTGGACATCGGCCCTGAGACCCGCAAGCTGTACGCCTCGAAGCTCGCCGACGCCGCCACCGTCTTCTGGAACGGCCCCATGGGCGTCTTCGAGCACCCCGACTACGCCGAGGGCACCAAGGCGGTCGCCCAGGCCCTTCTCGACTCCCCGGCCTTCACGGTCGTCGGCGGCGGCGACTCCGCCGCGGCCGTCCGCATCCTGGGCTTCGACGAGACGGCATTCGGCCACATCTCGACCGGCGGTGGCGCCTCCCTCGAATACCTCGAGGGCAAGACGCTCCCCGGCCTCGCCGCACTGGAGGACTGA
- the gap gene encoding type I glyceraldehyde-3-phosphate dehydrogenase, whose translation MTIRVGINGFGRIGRNYFRALLEQGADIEIVAVNDLGDTATTAHLLKYDTILGRLKAEVSHTADTITVDGKTIKVLSERNPADIPWGDLGVDIVIESTGIFTKKADAEKHIAGGAKKVLISAPAKDEDITIVMGVNQDKYDAANHHVISNASCTTNCVAPMAKVLDENFGIVKGLMTTVHAYTNDQRILDFPHSDLRRARAAAENIIPTTTGAAKATALVLPQLKGKLDGIAMRVPVPTGSATDLVVTLQREVTKDEVNAAFKKAADDGDLKGFLTYTEDPIVSSDIVGDPASCTFDSSLTMVQEGNSVKILGWYDNEWGYSNRLVDLTVFVGDQL comes from the coding sequence GTGACGATCCGCGTAGGCATCAACGGCTTTGGCCGCATCGGTCGTAACTACTTCCGCGCGCTGCTGGAGCAGGGTGCTGACATCGAGATCGTGGCTGTCAACGACCTGGGTGACACCGCGACCACCGCACATCTGCTCAAGTACGACACCATCCTGGGCCGCCTCAAGGCCGAGGTGTCCCACACCGCCGACACGATCACCGTCGACGGCAAGACCATCAAGGTGCTGTCCGAGCGCAACCCCGCCGACATCCCGTGGGGCGACCTCGGCGTCGACATCGTGATCGAGTCGACCGGCATCTTCACCAAGAAGGCCGACGCCGAGAAGCACATCGCCGGCGGCGCCAAGAAGGTCCTCATCTCGGCTCCGGCCAAGGACGAGGACATCACCATCGTGATGGGCGTCAACCAGGACAAGTACGACGCGGCCAACCACCACGTCATCTCGAACGCCTCGTGCACCACCAACTGTGTGGCGCCGATGGCCAAGGTTCTCGACGAGAACTTCGGCATCGTCAAGGGCCTGATGACCACGGTCCACGCGTACACGAACGACCAGCGGATCCTGGACTTCCCGCACTCGGACCTGCGCCGCGCCCGCGCCGCCGCCGAGAACATCATCCCGACCACCACGGGCGCGGCCAAGGCCACCGCCCTGGTCCTCCCGCAGCTCAAGGGCAAGCTCGACGGCATCGCGATGCGCGTTCCGGTCCCGACCGGCTCGGCCACCGACCTGGTCGTGACGCTGCAGCGCGAGGTCACCAAGGACGAGGTCAACGCCGCGTTCAAGAAGGCCGCCGACGACGGCGACCTCAAGGGCTTCCTGACCTACACCGAGGACCCGATCGTCTCCTCGGACATCGTCGGCGACCCGGCCTCCTGCACCTTCGACTCCTCCCTGACCATGGTCCAGGAGGGCAACTCGGTGAAGATCCTCGGCTGGTACGACAACGAGTGGGGCTACTCCAACCGCCTCGTCGACCTCACGGTCTTCGTCGGCGACCAGCTCTAG
- the tpiA gene encoding triose-phosphate isomerase has product MTTRTPLMAGNWKMNLNHLEAIAHVQKLAFALADKDYDACEVAVLPPFTDLRSVQTLVDGDKLKIKYGAQDLSAHDSGAYTGEISGSMLAKLKCTYVAIGHSERRQYHAETDEIVNAKVKAAHKHGLTPILCVGEELEVREAGNHVAHTLTQVEGGLKDVPAEQAESIVIAYEPVWAIGTGKVCGADDAQEVCAAIRGKLAELYSQEVADAVRIQYGGSVKSGNVAEIMAKPDIDGALVGGASLDTDEFVKIVRFRDQ; this is encoded by the coding sequence ATGACCACTCGCACGCCGCTGATGGCGGGCAACTGGAAGATGAACCTCAACCACCTCGAGGCCATCGCGCACGTCCAGAAGCTCGCCTTCGCCCTCGCCGACAAGGACTACGACGCCTGTGAGGTCGCGGTCCTGCCGCCCTTCACGGACCTGCGTTCGGTACAGACCCTGGTCGACGGCGACAAGCTCAAGATCAAGTACGGCGCCCAGGACCTCTCGGCGCACGACTCCGGTGCCTACACCGGCGAGATCTCCGGCTCGATGCTGGCCAAGCTCAAGTGCACGTACGTGGCGATCGGCCACTCCGAGCGCCGCCAGTACCACGCCGAGACCGACGAGATCGTCAACGCCAAGGTGAAGGCCGCCCACAAGCACGGCCTCACCCCGATCCTGTGCGTGGGCGAGGAGCTGGAGGTCCGCGAGGCGGGCAACCACGTCGCGCACACGCTCACCCAGGTCGAGGGCGGCCTCAAGGACGTCCCCGCCGAGCAGGCCGAGTCGATCGTGATCGCGTACGAGCCGGTCTGGGCCATCGGTACCGGCAAGGTCTGCGGCGCCGACGACGCCCAGGAGGTCTGCGCGGCGATCCGCGGCAAGCTCGCCGAGCTGTACTCGCAGGAAGTGGCCGACGCCGTCCGCATCCAGTACGGCGGTTCGGTGAAGTCCGGGAACGTCGCCGAGATCATGGCGAAGCCCGACATCGACGGCGCCCTGGTCGGTGGCGCGTCGCTGGACACCGACGAGTTCGTCAAGATCGTCCGGTTCCGCGACCAGTAA
- the secG gene encoding preprotein translocase subunit SecG, whose translation MGFSIALIVFSLLLMLLVLMHKGKGGGLSDMFGGGMQSSVGGSSVAERNLDRITVVVGLLWFACIVVLGILMKVNN comes from the coding sequence ATGGGGTTCTCGATCGCCCTGATCGTCTTCAGCCTGTTGCTGATGCTGCTGGTGCTGATGCACAAGGGAAAGGGCGGCGGCCTCTCCGACATGTTCGGTGGCGGCATGCAGTCGTCCGTCGGTGGATCCTCGGTCGCCGAGCGCAACCTCGACCGCATCACCGTGGTGGTCGGTTTGCTGTGGTTCGCGTGCATTGTGGTGCTGGGCATTCTGATGAAGGTCAACAACTGA
- a CDS encoding gluconeogenesis factor YvcK family protein, which yields MNGRSLRLSRLRRVGAEGRGGKPAEARGAKPRRRGAQPKVVALGGGMGLSASLAALRRITGDLTAVVTVADDGGSSGRLRDELGVLPPGDLRKALAALCGDDDWGQTWARVIQHRFQSQGELHEHAVGNLLIVALWEQLGDHVQALDLVGRLLGAHGRVLPMSAVPLELQALVRGHDPERPEDVDTVRGQATVALTPGEVQSVHLVPHDPPAVPEAVAAVLDADWVVLGPGSWFSSVIPHLLVPELLDALTETKARRVLPLNLAPQPGETEGFSPQRHLEVLGRHAPKLALDVVLADEAAVPDRESLAEAAERFGAAVELAPVARTDGTPRHDPELLAAAYDRIFRMHGRIGPWR from the coding sequence ATGAATGGACGTTCTCTGCGGCTGAGCCGGCTGCGGCGGGTCGGCGCCGAGGGCCGCGGCGGCAAGCCCGCCGAGGCCCGCGGTGCCAAGCCGCGCCGCCGCGGCGCCCAGCCCAAGGTCGTCGCGCTCGGCGGGGGCATGGGGCTGTCCGCCTCACTCGCCGCCCTGCGCCGCATCACCGGCGACCTCACCGCGGTCGTCACGGTCGCCGACGACGGCGGCTCCAGCGGCCGCCTGCGCGACGAGCTGGGCGTGCTCCCGCCCGGTGACCTGCGCAAAGCCCTGGCCGCGCTGTGCGGCGACGACGACTGGGGTCAGACCTGGGCCCGCGTCATCCAGCACCGCTTCCAGTCCCAGGGCGAGCTGCACGAGCACGCGGTCGGCAATCTGCTGATCGTCGCCCTGTGGGAGCAGCTCGGCGACCACGTGCAGGCGCTCGACCTGGTCGGCAGGCTCCTCGGCGCGCACGGCAGGGTGCTGCCCATGTCCGCCGTACCCCTGGAGCTGCAGGCGCTGGTCAGGGGCCACGACCCGGAGCGGCCCGAGGACGTCGACACCGTCCGGGGCCAGGCCACCGTGGCGCTCACCCCCGGCGAGGTGCAGTCCGTGCACCTCGTGCCGCACGACCCGCCGGCCGTGCCCGAGGCCGTCGCCGCGGTCCTCGACGCGGACTGGGTGGTCCTCGGCCCCGGCTCCTGGTTCTCCTCGGTGATCCCGCACCTGCTCGTGCCCGAGCTGCTCGACGCCCTCACCGAGACGAAGGCGCGCCGGGTCCTCCCGCTGAACCTCGCTCCGCAACCCGGAGAAACAGAAGGCTTCTCACCGCAGCGTCATTTGGAGGTTTTGGGACGACACGCCCCTAAACTCGCCCTGGACGTGGTGTTGGCCGACGAGGCCGCCGTGCCCGACCGCGAGTCACTCGCCGAAGCCGCCGAGCGGTTCGGCGCAGCGGTCGAGCTGGCGCCGGTGGCCAGGACCGACGGCACTCCGAGGCACGATCCGGAGCTGTTGGCCGCCGCGTACGACCGTATTTTTCGGATGCATGGAAGGATCGGCCCATGGCGATGA